The Romeriopsis navalis LEGE 11480 sequence TCCCTTCATCCTACGCCCTTCGGTTTCGATCGCGTTAGGCCGTTGTCGTCTGGACTGGCGTTGCAGCGGAGCTATGGCTGCTGAGCTGGATCAGTTCAATTTTGTAGCCATCTGGATCCTCAACAAACGCAATCACGGTTTTGCCATGTTTCATGGGGCCGGGTTCACGGCTGACTTTTCCGCCGCGGGCTTTGATCTCGTCACAGGTTTTGTAGATATCATCGACCCCGAGGGCAATGTGACCATAGGCATCACCAAGGTTGTATTGGTCGCGACCCCAGTTATAGGTCAATTCGATTACAGTATTATCGGCTTCATCGCCATAACCAATAAATGCGAGGGTAAATTCGCCGCTGGGATAGTCTTTCTTGCGCAGGAGCTGCATCCCGAGCACTTCGCAGTAGAAGTTCAAAGATTGATCCAAATCGCCAACGCGTAGCATTGTATGTAGTAGACGCATAATGTTCTCTCTTGCGATTGCTCTGGTTTTTGCTTGGACGCTGTTCACATTCTGCCAAAATTTGGCCGTGACTGAGATCAATCACTAATCGTGAAGGGCTTGATTAAGAAACGCGATGAACCCTATGGAAGTTCTCCGTCACCCTTTCCCTGAAGTCCATGCCGTCGTATTCTAAACGGTGGACTTTTTTAAACCGATCGTTGGCTTGATGCTGGCCCCGGTAATTTGCTGACTGGCTGACATGTTAGCGGCAAAACTTTTAAGTAGCGATTTTTAACTTGTTGATTATTTAGCGTTGGCCATATTCCGGTCCGTCCCGTGTTTTGTTCGCATCTTTAGTGTTTGAGGTAGACCCAAATGTTTGACGCAGTCGATACCGCGATCGAGTCGATTCGCGCCCGTGAAATTCTAGATTCTCGGGGTCGCCCGACCGTTGAGGCCGAAGTGTATCTAATGAATGGTGCCTATGGGTTGGCTCAGGTGCCAAGTGGTGCCTCGACGGGGACGTTTGAGGCGTGTGAGCTGCGTGATGATGATAAAAGCCGCTATGACGGTAAAGGTGTCCAGAAAGCGGTGGATAACGTCCACGAGAAGATTGCGCTGGAACTCGATACGATGGATGCGCTTGACCAAGTTGGCCTTGATCGGGCGATGATTGCCCTCGACGGCTCCAAAAATAAAACGAACTTGGGGGCGAATGCGATTTTGGCGGTTTCCCTGGCCGCGGCGAAGGCGGCGGCGGAATCCACCAGTTTGCCTTTATATCGCTACCTTGGAGGGCCGTTGGCCAACGTCTTACCGGTGCCCTTGAT is a genomic window containing:
- the gloA gene encoding lactoylglutathione lyase, producing MRLLHTMLRVGDLDQSLNFYCEVLGMQLLRKKDYPSGEFTLAFIGYGDEADNTVIELTYNWGRDQYNLGDAYGHIALGVDDIYKTCDEIKARGGKVSREPGPMKHGKTVIAFVEDPDGYKIELIQLSSHSSAATPVQTTTA